CAAGGATCGCACGAACTCGAGCATCATCCTCATCACGCACGACCTCGGCGTCGTCGCCGGCACCGTCGACCGCGTGATGGTGATGTACGCGGGACGGCAGGTCGAGATGGCGAACGTCGACGAGACGTTCTACCGGCCGCGCCATCCGTACACGCAGGGACTGCTCGCATCGCTGCCGCGTCTCGACCGGCGCGCCGGCAACGAACGGCTGCACCGCATCCAAGGGCAGCCGCCGTCGCTGATCTTCCTGCCGCCGGGTTGTTCGTTCAACCCGCGCTGCCCGTTCGCGCGCGCGGGTGTGTGCGACTCGGTCGTGCCGCCGCTCGAATCGGTGGGACCGGACCATGTCGCGGCTTGTCTGCGCGTCGACGAGATCCCCGCGGAGCTGCCGTCGTGACCGCCATCGAAGAGCTCGCCGCCGAGCCCGCGCCGCGTGGCGCGGTCGTCGTCGAGGCCGAGCACCTCGTCAAGAACTTCCCGATCCGCGCCGGCTTCTTCCGGCACACGATCGGCATGGTGCAGGCGGTCTCCGACGTGAGCTTCTCGGTGCGCGCCGGTGAGACGCTCGGCGTGGTGGGGGAGTCGGGTTGCGGCAAGTCGACGACGGGTCGGCTGCTGCTGCGGCTCATCCCTGCGTCGTCGGGCTCGGTGAAATACCGCGGTCGCGAAGTGCTCACGATGAAGGCGCACGAGCTCCGAACGTTGCGCGGCAAGATTCAGTTCGTCTTCCAGGATCCGTACGCGTCGCTGAACCCGCGCATGACGGTGCACTCCATCGTCAGCGAGCCGATGCGCATCCACGGCACCTTCAAGCAGGGTGGAAGCGCGCGGGTCAAGGAGCTCATGCGCCTGGTCGGGCTCAACCCCGAGCACTCCAATCGCTTCCCGCACGAGTTCTCCGGCGGCCAGCGTCAGCGCATCGGCATTGCGCGCGCGTTGGCGTTGAACCCTGACCTGCTCGTGTTGGACGAGCCGGTCTCGGCGCTCGACGTGTCGATCCAGGCCGGCGTCGTCAACCTGCTCGAGGAGCTGCAGGAGGAGCTCGGGCTCGCGTACATGTTCATCGCGCACGATCTTTCGGTCGTGCGGCACACCGCCGACCAGGTCGCGGTGATGTATCTCGGCAAGATCGTCGAGATCGGCGACGCGAACGACATCTACGAGAAGCCCGGGCACCCGTACACGGTCGCGCTGTTGTCGGCGGTGCCGGTTCCCGATCCGGTGAAGGAGCGCGCGCGCAAGCAGACCCGGATCGTGCTCGCCGGTGATGTTCCGTCGCCCGCGAACCCGCCGAGCGGTTGCCGCTTCCGGACGCGTTGTTGGAAGGCGCAGGACATCTGCGCATCGGAGGAGCCCGCGCTGATCGATCGCGGTGGGGGTCACCCGGTTGCGTGTCACTTCCCGGAGTCGAAGGTCGACGTCGTCATGACCGAGACCACCCCGGCTTGAGCTCGGCTTCGTCCGACATCGCTTCACTGCTCGAGGCCAAGGCCGCCGAAGTCGACGCCGAGATCGCTGCGTTGACCGTTCCTCTGGAATCGGGTGGCGCGATCCAGTTCGGGAAGCGCGCGGGCGACTCGACCGCAGTCGCCGCGGAACAACTCTCTCGAGTGTCGGCGCACGAGCAGTTGCTCGTGTTGGCTTCGGAGATCGCCCGGGCGCGCGAGAAGGTCGCGGCGGGTTCGTACGGGATCTGCGACGTGTGCGGCGCGCCGGTCGGCGACGAGCGGTTGGAGGCGTTGCCGTGGGCGGTGCGCTGCGTCCGCTGCGCGTCGTCGAAGCGGCGCTGATCACGGGGCGGTACGTTGCGGCGCATGGCCGAGCTGAAGGTGAGCCGAGAGATCGCGGCGCCGGCGGACGACGTGTACGCGATGGTCGCCGACGTGACGCGCATGGGCGAGTGGTCGCCGGAGAACGAGGGCGGCTCGTGGTTGGATGGCGCGTCGAGCGCGGCTCCGGGTGCGCGTTTCCGGGCCGCGAACCGCGCCGGCAGCAAATCGTGGAAGACGGTCGCGAAGGTCGTCGACGCGGAGCCGGGACGGCGCTTCGCGTTCTGCGTCACGTTCGGCGGGCTGAAGGTCGCGGTGTGGAGCTACGACCTCGAGCCGACGGCGAATGGCTGTCTTGTGACCGAGGCGTGGACCGACCTGCGACCCGGCTGGTTCAAGCCGATCTCCAAGCTCGGCACAGGCGTCAGTGATCGCGAGACGCACAATCGCGCGGGGATGGAACAGACGCTGGCGCGCTTGGCCGCGGCGGCCGAGTCGAGCTGACGTCGGCGGGACCGAAGCCCTGAGAACGCACCGCTCTTCGCTATGCTCGTTCGTCCACGTCGGAGTGGCGGAACAGGCAGACGCGCTAGGTTGAGGGCCTAGTCCCCGCAAGGGGGTGGGGGTTCAAGTCCCCCCTCCGACACGACCAATCTTCACCGCGCCGTCCGAGCCCTACCTCCGCCAGCGTCACGTTCAACTTCGGTGCACCTCGTACGGTCACTTCGAGATGATCGTGGTGCATTTCGATGCCTTCGACGAGCTCGTCGACCAGGACTCGACGCTCGGTCTCCGTCGCGGCGTCCCAGATGGCCTCAACATCGAGGTCGGCCAGGTAGGCGGCGATCTCTTCGAAACGGTCGACAACCTCAGCTGATCGCGCGTCCGCTGTGGCTGCTTCCTGCTCCTCGGAGCGGAGCGCGTCGATCTGGCCGGTGAGGCGGCGCTGATCCTCGTCGAACAGCTCCTCGCTGATCCGACCGTCGTAGAGCAGCCGCAGCAGGTTGCGCCGTTCGTCCAGCAGCGCTGCGAGTCGCGTCGCTGAGGATGGCGCCGCCGGTCGCCGCCCCTGGCGGGGCGTCTCTCCGGCAGCCGCCAACTCCTCGCGGCTCGCGTCCCGTAAGCGCTCGTCGCTGCCGATCAGTTGCAGGCCAAGGAGCGTTGCCTTCATCAGTCCAGTCGCCGCACGACGGGGGAGTGGGCAGCCCTGACCTCGATGCCGACACCGGTAGTGAATTCGGCCCGATCCATTGTCATCGACCGTCATGAGTCGTCGGCACAGTGCACACCGGACGCGCCCCGACAAGACGTCTCGTCCTCGCCGCCGACCATGGACTCGTCCTTGATGCGCCGCTGCGAACTCGTCCGCGCTCACGATCGGT
This Acidimicrobiia bacterium DNA region includes the following protein-coding sequences:
- a CDS encoding dipeptide ABC transporter ATP-binding protein translates to MEELAAEPAPRGAVVVEAEHLVKNFPIRAGFFRHTIGMVQAVSDVSFSVRAGETLGVVGESGCGKSTTGRLLLRLIPASSGSVKYRGREVLTMKAHELRTLRGKIQFVFQDPYASLNPRMTVHSIVSEPMRIHGTFKQGGSARVKELMRLVGLNPEHSNRFPHEFSGGQRQRIGIARALALNPDLLVLDEPVSALDVSIQAGVVNLLEELQEELGLAYMFIAHDLSVVRHTADQVAVMYLGKIVEIGDANDIYEKPGHPYTVALLSAVPVPDPVKERARKQTRIVLAGDVPSPANPPSGCRFRTRCWKAQDICASEEPALIDRGGGHPVACHFPESKVDVVMTETTPA
- a CDS encoding TraR/DksA C4-type zinc finger protein, whose product is MSSASSDIASLLEAKAAEVDAEIAALTVPLESGGAIQFGKRAGDSTAVAAEQLSRVSAHEQLLVLASEIARAREKVAAGSYGICDVCGAPVGDERLEALPWAVRCVRCASSKRR
- a CDS encoding SRPBCC family protein: MAELKVSREIAAPADDVYAMVADVTRMGEWSPENEGGSWLDGASSAAPGARFRAANRAGSKSWKTVAKVVDAEPGRRFAFCVTFGGLKVAVWSYDLEPTANGCLVTEAWTDLRPGWFKPISKLGTGVSDRETHNRAGMEQTLARLAAAAESS